In Actinoplanes derwentensis, the following proteins share a genomic window:
- a CDS encoding GTP-binding protein, whose translation MSHRPAAGRVTSAKIVIAGGFGVGKTTLVGSVSEITPLTTEAIMTSAGVGVDDNRQVPGKTTTTVAMDFGRISIDRDLILYLFGTPGQTRFWFMWDELVRGAIGAVVMVDTRRLADCFAAIDFFEHRRLPYLVAINCFDGMQYHNAQDVRDALAISSDVPVVSCDARNRESTKNVLISLVEYVLTMRRTRATAPA comes from the coding sequence ATGTCGCACCGTCCCGCTGCGGGACGCGTGACATCGGCGAAGATTGTCATCGCCGGTGGCTTCGGCGTCGGTAAGACGACGCTGGTGGGGTCGGTCTCGGAGATCACCCCACTGACCACTGAGGCGATCATGACCTCGGCCGGTGTGGGTGTCGACGACAACCGGCAGGTGCCGGGCAAGACGACCACTACCGTGGCCATGGACTTCGGCCGTATCAGCATCGACCGGGACCTGATCCTGTACCTCTTCGGTACTCCGGGTCAGACACGTTTCTGGTTCATGTGGGACGAGCTGGTCCGGGGCGCCATCGGTGCGGTCGTCATGGTGGATACGCGTCGGCTCGCCGACTGCTTCGCCGCCATCGACTTCTTCGAGCACCGGAGGCTGCCGTACCTGGTGGCCATAAACTGCTTCGACGGGATGCAGTACCACAACGCGCAGGACGTTCGGGACGCTCTGGCGATCTCGAGCGACGTGCCCGTGGTGAGCTGTGACGCGCGTAACCGCGAGTCGACGAAGAACGTCCTCATCTCGCTTGTCGAGTATGTGCTGACGATGCGTCGCACTCGCGCTACCGCGCCTGCCTGA
- a CDS encoding transposase codes for MALVRVYCGLASADDSVRSASAAPLTVAVVDDAGRLLGVHEISDEPTGYAQLGTLLVERTTGFSDAAVAADSDDHVVTSLLTAAGRPLVVVDDDAADDYAERFSDDDSPEEISAPAAARRAVGLARALQAGAIAAVTLPAPRELVSYKPVLAAHVAMLVGRNAASVALREVLRELYPAALRAFPDPSHPTALAVLDAMPEPGRLAGPAPAAREIAADLVRAGSGSESELTSAITALQVAVSESPRRGGVNKSLSPAAAEAVRKAISAVRACDAACSALIGTLAARATPPGIGGPNVGRRSARRVSEPPALQPVPSSGTGDVARFGRRNRPEPVSTGSGPAMPQAMTTMPSAPDPLMAPPVAPAAANGLPGRATGPLNRPVSVPPPPPGMTPITPGTRPAPATRNPSTPTSVPPPGVSSPADAGEPFRPTLTNAELNRARSERRTVIPPRPPTSARPPAAATNGATDFSLPLQTPRTPLESPRTPLESPEPGSRANWPLLNGDKDEAARPDLPSRPSAPSLPTRGATAPPLPSRSSTPSLPTRSSAPSLPTRSGLKSGSDLPSRQSPAASVSPAPDSRIKPPWQDMPQEPSPLERRLADQPRSNGGRARLPGLDQLGGSPPARRDDERSTRITALDRSSAPPVSADGNDGDLLIFAAARSAWFTGTTEDTDVNWSNPNDSAWRAAQKAATPAVAAETNAGLPKRVPQANLVPGSSRTEERPVRIVRDAASIAAHTTGYFRGWRRGQEIGGFAMGGRPGREAAGGWDFSRDGQPADEFRSNNAGNR; via the coding sequence GTGGCGCTCGTGCGCGTGTACTGCGGTCTGGCGTCGGCTGATGATTCGGTGCGTTCGGCCTCGGCCGCTCCGCTGACCGTCGCCGTGGTGGATGACGCAGGCCGGCTGCTCGGTGTCCACGAGATCAGCGACGAACCGACTGGCTACGCCCAGCTGGGGACGCTGCTCGTGGAGCGGACGACCGGTTTCAGCGACGCGGCGGTCGCCGCGGACAGCGACGACCACGTCGTCACGTCACTGCTCACCGCGGCCGGCCGGCCACTGGTGGTAGTCGACGACGACGCGGCCGACGACTACGCCGAGCGCTTCTCCGACGACGACTCCCCCGAGGAGATCTCCGCGCCGGCAGCCGCCCGGCGGGCCGTGGGCCTGGCCCGGGCGCTGCAGGCCGGCGCGATCGCGGCGGTGACCTTGCCGGCACCGCGCGAGCTGGTCAGTTACAAGCCGGTCCTGGCGGCCCACGTGGCCATGCTGGTCGGCCGGAACGCCGCTTCCGTCGCCCTGCGCGAGGTCCTGCGCGAGCTCTATCCGGCGGCGCTCCGGGCGTTCCCGGACCCGTCCCACCCGACCGCCCTCGCCGTTCTCGACGCGATGCCCGAGCCGGGCCGTCTCGCCGGTCCTGCCCCGGCGGCCCGCGAGATCGCCGCCGATCTGGTCCGCGCCGGTTCCGGCAGCGAGAGCGAGCTGACCAGCGCGATCACCGCTCTGCAGGTCGCGGTCAGCGAGTCGCCGCGCCGGGGCGGGGTCAACAAGTCCCTGTCACCGGCCGCCGCCGAGGCGGTCCGCAAGGCCATCTCCGCGGTCCGCGCCTGCGACGCCGCCTGTTCCGCCCTGATCGGCACTCTCGCCGCCCGGGCCACCCCGCCCGGCATCGGTGGGCCGAACGTCGGCCGTCGCAGCGCACGCCGTGTCTCCGAGCCGCCCGCGCTCCAGCCGGTGCCGAGCAGTGGCACCGGCGACGTCGCCCGGTTCGGCCGCCGCAACCGTCCCGAGCCGGTCTCCACCGGCAGCGGCCCGGCCATGCCGCAGGCGATGACCACCATGCCGTCCGCTCCGGACCCGCTGATGGCCCCGCCGGTCGCCCCGGCCGCCGCTAACGGGCTGCCCGGCCGCGCCACCGGACCGTTGAACCGGCCGGTGTCGGTGCCGCCGCCCCCGCCCGGCATGACGCCGATCACGCCCGGCACCCGCCCGGCCCCGGCGACCCGCAACCCCTCCACCCCGACTTCGGTGCCGCCGCCCGGTGTGAGCAGCCCGGCCGACGCCGGCGAGCCGTTCCGCCCGACCCTGACCAACGCCGAGCTCAACCGGGCCCGGTCCGAGCGGCGCACGGTCATCCCGCCGCGCCCACCGACGAGCGCCCGGCCGCCCGCGGCAGCCACCAACGGCGCCACCGACTTCAGCCTCCCGTTGCAGACCCCGCGGACGCCGCTGGAGTCTCCGCGGACGCCGCTGGAGTCCCCGGAGCCCGGGTCGCGGGCCAACTGGCCGCTACTCAACGGCGACAAGGACGAGGCCGCCCGGCCCGATCTGCCGTCCCGCCCGTCGGCACCGTCGCTGCCCACCCGGGGAGCCACGGCACCACCGCTGCCGTCCCGATCCTCGACGCCGTCGCTGCCCACCCGGTCCTCGGCGCCGTCGCTGCCCACCCGGTCGGGTCTGAAGTCCGGCTCCGATCTGCCGTCCCGGCAGTCTCCGGCGGCATCGGTCAGCCCCGCTCCGGACAGCCGGATCAAGCCGCCGTGGCAGGACATGCCGCAGGAGCCCTCGCCGCTGGAGCGCCGTCTCGCCGACCAGCCCCGCAGCAACGGCGGCCGGGCCCGGCTTCCCGGGCTCGACCAGCTCGGCGGCTCCCCGCCGGCCCGCCGGGACGACGAGCGCTCGACCCGGATCACCGCACTGGACCGGAGCAGCGCCCCGCCGGTCTCGGCCGACGGCAACGACGGTGACCTGCTGATCTTCGCCGCCGCCCGCTCCGCGTGGTTCACCGGCACCACCGAGGACACCGACGTCAACTGGTCCAACCCGAACGACTCCGCCTGGCGTGCCGCGCAGAAGGCCGCTACCCCGGCCGTCGCCGCGGAGACGAACGCCGGTCTGCCGAAACGTGTGCCCCAGGCCAACCTGGTCCCCGGCTCGTCCCGCACCGAGGAACGGCCGGTGCGGATAGTCCGCGACGCCGCCTCCATCGCGGCGCACACCACCGGCTACTTCCGTGGCTGGCGGCGTGGGCAGGAGATCGGCGGCTTCGCCATGGGCGGGCGCCCGGGCCGGGAGGCCGCCGGCGGCTGGGACTTCAGCCGCGACGGCCAGCCCGCCGACGAGTTCCGCAGCAACAACGCCGGCAACCGCTGA
- a CDS encoding aldehyde dehydrogenase family protein, with translation MPKSTKPPVTEPVRLSVRKTYKLYIGGKFPRSESGRTFVVDGDNVALASRKDARDAVVAARAAQPKWAGATAYNRGQVLYRIAEMIESRRTEFAALGVPGAEVSAAIDRWVWYAGWSDKIAQVAGGANPVAGPFFNVSAPEPTGVVAVVAPASLLGLVSVIAPAIVTGNTVVVLAGGPKIAVTLAEVLATSDVPGGVVNLLTGRHAETAPWLASHADVNAIDLTGVEHPELAAELERAAAGTLKRVIRPSGATDFTADPGLRPMTALLETKTVWHPKGY, from the coding sequence TTGCCTAAGTCAACCAAGCCGCCGGTGACCGAGCCGGTCCGGCTCTCCGTGCGCAAGACCTACAAGCTCTATATCGGTGGCAAGTTCCCCCGTAGCGAGTCAGGACGGACCTTCGTGGTGGACGGCGACAACGTGGCCCTCGCCTCGCGCAAGGACGCCCGGGACGCCGTGGTCGCGGCCCGCGCCGCCCAGCCGAAATGGGCCGGCGCCACGGCGTACAACCGCGGTCAGGTGCTCTACCGGATCGCCGAGATGATCGAGTCCCGCCGGACCGAGTTCGCCGCGCTGGGCGTGCCCGGCGCGGAAGTGAGCGCCGCGATCGACCGCTGGGTCTGGTACGCGGGCTGGTCCGACAAGATCGCCCAGGTGGCCGGCGGTGCCAACCCGGTGGCCGGGCCGTTCTTCAACGTCTCCGCCCCGGAACCGACCGGAGTCGTCGCGGTGGTCGCGCCGGCCTCGTTGCTGGGCCTGGTCAGTGTCATCGCCCCGGCGATCGTGACCGGAAACACGGTGGTCGTGCTCGCCGGCGGACCCAAGATCGCGGTCACGCTGGCCGAGGTGCTGGCCACTTCGGACGTTCCGGGCGGTGTGGTGAACCTGCTCACCGGCCGGCACGCCGAGACCGCACCGTGGCTCGCCTCACACGCCGACGTCAACGCGATCGATCTCACCGGAGTCGAGCACCCGGAGCTGGCGGCCGAGCTGGAAAGGGCCGCCGCAGGGACGCTGAAGAGGGTGATCCGGCCGTCGGGGGCCACCGATTTCACCGCGGATCCCGGGCTGCGCCCGATGACGGCACTGCTGGAGACGAAGACCGTGTGGCATCCGAAGGGCTACTGA
- a CDS encoding DNA primase, translating to MTSQSDEPEASAPVAEKSSPEGSSGRELWEQARVEPVEIALPGGVGLTLRAYRKASELTPTEVVVDEDDPFEARRKRAEEEEVIVDEEYEALIADGEPVDGKEGSTEEPDSADFEDEPAAQADDEEVPMFLSHKGRLIAFKSSEALVSFLRSGAPHDLAQLDTWADLVERVQSSDIDPLPEDRYELDLVVENLRGGHDTWDLPLLINAGEVARDLGFGLRIKPVILALSPGSPLDDLDDSLRTAEKGGMGGFFGRRRLKKIGAQQASLGWRSVIGKISAAVDWRD from the coding sequence GTGACCAGCCAGTCCGACGAGCCCGAGGCGTCCGCGCCGGTGGCGGAGAAGTCCTCGCCCGAGGGGTCTTCCGGGCGGGAGCTCTGGGAGCAAGCCCGAGTCGAGCCGGTCGAGATCGCCCTGCCGGGCGGGGTGGGTCTGACCCTCCGGGCGTACCGGAAGGCATCCGAGCTCACCCCGACCGAGGTCGTGGTCGACGAGGACGACCCCTTCGAGGCCCGCCGCAAGCGCGCCGAGGAGGAAGAGGTCATCGTCGACGAGGAGTACGAGGCTCTCATCGCCGACGGCGAGCCCGTGGACGGCAAGGAGGGTTCCACCGAGGAGCCTGACTCGGCCGACTTCGAGGATGAGCCCGCCGCCCAGGCGGATGACGAGGAAGTACCCATGTTCCTCAGTCACAAGGGCCGACTGATCGCTTTCAAGAGCTCAGAGGCACTGGTCTCCTTCCTTCGTTCGGGTGCTCCGCACGATCTCGCACAATTGGACACCTGGGCCGACCTGGTGGAGCGGGTACAGTCGAGCGACATCGACCCCCTGCCGGAGGACCGCTACGAGCTCGACCTCGTGGTGGAAAACCTGCGTGGCGGTCATGACACGTGGGACCTGCCGCTGCTCATCAACGCCGGTGAAGTGGCCCGCGACCTCGGTTTCGGACTCCGCATCAAGCCGGTGATCCTGGCACTGTCGCCCGGTTCGCCGCTGGACGACCTCGACGACTCCCTCCGGACCGCCGAGAAGGGCGGGATGGGTGGATTCTTCGGCCGCCGCCGGTTGAAGAAGATCGGCGCACAGCAGGCGAGTCTCGGCTGGCGTTCGGTGATCGGAAAGATCTCCGCCGCTGTGGACTGGCGTGACTGA
- a CDS encoding NUDIX hydrolase, which produces MHAILATLGYIFSPDRQRVLMIRRDTRADDIHYGYYNGLGGKLEPGEDVVAGMRREIHEEAGIDCTALELAGTVSWPGFGRDGANWFGFLFRITAWTGTPLDGNDEGSLHWVEIADILAGKLPMWESDRHFLPLVFAEKPEAFHGVMPFTDGRATSWNFNTL; this is translated from the coding sequence ATGCACGCCATCCTCGCTACCCTCGGTTACATTTTCTCGCCGGATCGTCAGCGTGTTCTGATGATCCGGCGGGACACCCGGGCCGACGACATCCACTACGGCTACTACAACGGCCTGGGCGGCAAGCTGGAGCCCGGCGAGGACGTCGTCGCCGGGATGCGCCGGGAGATCCACGAGGAAGCCGGCATCGACTGCACCGCGCTCGAACTGGCCGGCACGGTCTCCTGGCCCGGGTTCGGTCGCGACGGCGCCAACTGGTTCGGCTTCCTGTTCCGGATCACCGCCTGGACCGGCACGCCGCTGGACGGCAACGACGAGGGCAGCCTGCACTGGGTCGAGATCGCCGACATACTGGCCGGAAAACTCCCGATGTGGGAGTCCGACCGCCATTTCCTGCCACTCGTCTTCGCCGAGAAGCCCGAGGCGTTCCACGGCGTCATGCCGTTCACCGACGGCCGCGCGACGAGCTGGAACTTCAACACCCTCTAA
- the upp gene encoding uracil phosphoribosyltransferase has protein sequence MDVLVVDHPLAQTRLTAMRRTDTDSGVFRSSLHELTTMVVYEAARLFAVEKYPIETPVAATEGTRLATPPLIVPVLRAGLGMADAALGLLPESSMGFVGLARDEQTHEPRAYMESLPVDLANQPVLVLDPMLATGGSLLHCCNLLADRGCTDIIICCVLAAPEGIERLANSGLPLRLITASIDEGLNEKAYIVPGLGDAGDRQFGGMRRF, from the coding sequence GTGGACGTCCTTGTAGTAGATCACCCGCTGGCCCAGACGCGACTCACCGCGATGCGCCGCACCGACACCGACTCCGGTGTCTTCCGCTCCTCGCTGCACGAGCTGACCACCATGGTGGTCTACGAGGCCGCCCGGCTCTTCGCCGTCGAGAAATACCCCATCGAGACCCCGGTCGCGGCCACCGAGGGCACCCGGCTGGCCACCCCGCCGCTGATCGTCCCGGTGCTCCGGGCCGGTCTGGGTATGGCCGACGCCGCCCTCGGGCTGCTTCCCGAGTCGTCGATGGGCTTCGTCGGCCTGGCCCGCGACGAACAGACCCACGAGCCGCGCGCCTACATGGAGTCGCTCCCGGTCGACCTGGCGAACCAGCCGGTCCTGGTCCTCGACCCGATGCTCGCCACCGGCGGTTCGCTGCTGCACTGCTGCAACCTGCTCGCCGACCGCGGCTGCACCGACATCATCATCTGCTGCGTGCTGGCCGCCCCCGAGGGCATCGAGCGCCTGGCGAACTCCGGCCTGCCGCTGCGCCTGATCACGGCGTCGATCGACGAGGGCCTGAACGAGAAGGCCTACATCGTCCCCGGCCTCGGCGACGCCGGTGACCGCCAGTTCGGCGGCATGCGCCGCTTCTGA
- a CDS encoding aldehyde dehydrogenase family protein, whose product MFEYAPAPESRSVVEIASSYGLFIDGSFDDGKDGNVFKTVNPATEEVLAEVSAAGPEDVDRAVAAARRAFGNWSALPGSERAKYLFRIARIIQERSRELAVLESLDNGKPIKESRDVDLPLVAAHFFYYAGWADKLGYAGFGPDPRPLGVAAQVIPWNFPLLMLAWKIAPALATGNTVVLKPAETTPLSALFFADVCRQAELPAGVVNIVTGAGDTGAHLVQHPDVNKVAFTGSTEVGREIARSVAGTGKRLTLELGGKAANIVFDDAPIDQAVEGIVNGIFFNQGHVCCAGSRLLVQESAFDEVMASLKRRMATLRVGDPLDKNTDIGAINSAAQLARITELSEIGSQEGAERWSPECSLPDRGFWFAPTIFTGVTQAHRIAREEIFGPVLSVLTFRTPDEAVAKANNTPYGLSAGIWTEKGSRILAVADQLRAGVVWANTFNKFDPASPFGGYKESGYGREGGRHGLEAYLA is encoded by the coding sequence ATGTTCGAGTACGCACCGGCTCCGGAATCCCGTTCCGTAGTAGAGATCGCCTCGTCCTACGGCCTGTTCATCGACGGCTCGTTCGACGACGGCAAGGACGGCAACGTCTTCAAGACGGTCAACCCGGCCACCGAGGAGGTGCTGGCCGAGGTCTCCGCGGCCGGCCCGGAGGACGTGGACCGCGCGGTGGCCGCCGCCCGGCGCGCCTTCGGCAACTGGTCGGCGCTGCCCGGCAGCGAGCGTGCGAAATACCTGTTCCGCATCGCCCGGATCATCCAGGAGCGGTCCCGCGAACTGGCCGTGCTGGAGTCGCTGGACAACGGCAAGCCGATCAAGGAGTCGCGCGACGTCGACCTGCCCCTGGTGGCGGCGCACTTCTTCTACTACGCGGGCTGGGCCGACAAACTGGGGTACGCCGGGTTCGGTCCCGACCCGAGACCACTCGGCGTGGCCGCGCAGGTCATCCCGTGGAACTTCCCGCTGCTCATGCTGGCCTGGAAGATCGCGCCCGCACTGGCGACCGGCAACACCGTGGTGCTCAAGCCGGCCGAGACCACCCCGCTGTCCGCGCTCTTCTTCGCCGACGTCTGCCGACAGGCCGAACTGCCGGCCGGCGTGGTCAACATCGTCACCGGGGCCGGTGACACCGGGGCCCACCTGGTGCAGCACCCCGACGTGAACAAGGTGGCGTTCACCGGGTCGACCGAGGTGGGCCGGGAGATCGCCCGGTCGGTGGCCGGCACCGGCAAGCGGCTCACGCTGGAACTGGGCGGCAAGGCGGCGAACATCGTGTTCGACGACGCGCCGATCGATCAGGCGGTCGAGGGCATCGTCAACGGGATCTTCTTCAACCAGGGACATGTCTGTTGCGCCGGGTCGCGGTTGCTGGTGCAGGAGTCCGCTTTCGATGAGGTGATGGCGTCTCTGAAACGCCGGATGGCCACCCTGCGCGTCGGTGACCCGCTCGACAAGAACACCGACATCGGGGCGATCAACTCGGCCGCCCAGTTGGCCCGCATTACCGAATTGTCGGAAATAGGGTCGCAAGAAGGCGCGGAGCGCTGGTCGCCGGAGTGTTCGCTGCCGGACCGGGGCTTCTGGTTCGCGCCGACGATCTTCACGGGAGTCACCCAAGCCCACCGGATCGCCCGCGAGGAGATCTTCGGGCCGGTGCTGTCGGTGCTCACCTTCCGGACCCCGGACGAAGCGGTCGCCAAGGCCAACAACACGCCGTACGGGCTGTCCGCCGGCATCTGGACCGAGAAGGGCTCGCGGATCCTGGCCGTGGCCGACCAGCTCCGGGCCGGGGTCGTCTGGGCCAACACGTTCAACAAGTTCGACCCGGCGTCGCCGTTCGGCGGCTACAAGGAATCCGGCTACGGCCGCGAAGGTGGCCGTCACGGCCTGGAGGCTTACCTTGCCTAA
- a CDS encoding roadblock/LC7 domain-containing protein produces the protein MTSTQDLGWLLANFADRVPGVAHAIAVSADGLLLASSRDLPRDRADQLAAIASGLVSLTQGAARCFEGGAVLQTVVEMDNGFLFLMSISDGSSFAVLAARSCDVGQVGYEMALLVDRVGEALTPAPRSAAGVLG, from the coding sequence ATGACATCTACGCAGGATCTGGGTTGGCTTCTGGCCAACTTCGCCGATCGCGTTCCCGGGGTCGCGCATGCGATCGCGGTCTCCGCCGACGGGCTGCTCCTGGCGTCGTCGCGAGACCTCCCGCGTGACCGCGCCGACCAGTTGGCGGCCATCGCGTCCGGCCTGGTAAGCCTGACGCAGGGCGCCGCGCGTTGCTTCGAGGGTGGCGCCGTCCTTCAGACGGTCGTCGAGATGGACAATGGTTTCCTGTTCCTGATGTCCATCTCCGACGGTTCCTCCTTCGCGGTCCTGGCCGCTCGGAGCTGCGATGTCGGTCAGGTCGGCTACGAGATGGCCCTCCTGGTCGACCGTGTCGGCGAAGCTTTGACCCCCGCGCCGCGCTCGGCGGCCGGGGTACTGGGCTGA
- the deoC gene encoding deoxyribose-phosphate aldolase, translated as MTVTAPAEPSDLRSFLHGLPGVDKVGVEARAAALATRSVKAGSKAAAIDLAIRMVDLTTLEGADTPGKVRALCAKAIRPDPADPACPSVAAICVYPAMAPVAAAALAGSGVHLASVATAFPSGQAPLEVKLADTRDAVAAGADEIDMVISRGRFLAGDYTHVFDEITAVKQACGDAHLKVILETGELGTYDNIRRASWLAMLAGADFIKTSTGKVSVNATLPITLVMLEAVRDFRDRHGRIIGVKPAGGIKTTKDAIKYLVLINETVGDEWLHPDRFRFGASSLLNDLLMQRTKLTTGHYAGPDYFTLD; from the coding sequence ATGACTGTGACAGCGCCCGCTGAACCGTCCGATCTCCGCTCGTTCCTGCACGGCCTGCCCGGGGTCGACAAGGTGGGCGTCGAGGCGCGGGCCGCGGCGCTCGCCACCCGCTCGGTCAAGGCGGGCTCCAAGGCGGCGGCGATCGACCTCGCCATCCGGATGGTCGACCTGACCACGCTCGAAGGCGCCGACACCCCCGGCAAGGTGCGCGCGCTCTGCGCGAAGGCGATCCGGCCCGACCCCGCCGATCCGGCCTGCCCGTCGGTCGCGGCGATCTGCGTCTACCCGGCGATGGCACCCGTCGCGGCCGCCGCCCTGGCCGGTTCGGGAGTCCACCTGGCCAGCGTGGCGACCGCCTTCCCGTCCGGTCAGGCGCCGCTGGAGGTCAAGCTGGCCGACACCCGGGACGCGGTGGCCGCCGGTGCCGACGAGATCGACATGGTGATCAGCCGGGGCCGGTTCCTGGCCGGCGACTACACGCACGTCTTCGACGAGATCACCGCGGTCAAACAGGCGTGCGGCGACGCTCACCTCAAGGTGATCCTGGAGACGGGTGAGCTGGGGACGTACGACAACATCCGGCGCGCCTCCTGGCTGGCGATGCTGGCCGGTGCCGACTTCATCAAGACCTCGACCGGCAAGGTGAGCGTCAACGCCACCCTGCCGATCACGCTGGTCATGCTGGAGGCGGTCCGTGACTTCCGGGATCGGCACGGCCGGATCATCGGGGTCAAACCGGCCGGCGGCATCAAGACCACCAAGGACGCCATCAAGTACCTGGTGCTGATCAACGAGACCGTGGGCGACGAGTGGCTGCACCCCGACCGGTTCCGGTTCGGCGCCTCCTCGCTGCTCAACGACCTGCTCATGCAACGCACCAAGCTGACCACCGGCCACTACGCGGGCCCCGACTACTTCACCCTGGACTGA
- a CDS encoding DUF742 domain-containing protein yields the protein MPERDEPTGALVRPYAMTRGRTRPKLEIALEALVETTVRGRSGMGRGQGGSEHQYIAAMCDNGRVQSLAEIAARMQLPLGVARVIVADMASDGLVAVYEPTSLEDETDAVGTDLLERVLSGLRRL from the coding sequence ATGCCTGAACGCGATGAGCCGACTGGTGCGCTGGTCAGGCCGTACGCCATGACCCGCGGTCGGACCCGGCCGAAGCTTGAGATAGCGCTGGAAGCGCTGGTCGAGACAACCGTGCGCGGCCGTTCCGGAATGGGGCGCGGGCAGGGTGGAAGCGAGCATCAGTACATCGCGGCGATGTGCGACAACGGCCGGGTTCAGTCTCTGGCCGAAATCGCTGCACGCATGCAACTGCCGCTCGGTGTGGCACGTGTGATCGTTGCGGACATGGCCTCTGACGGCCTGGTCGCTGTGTACGAGCCCACCTCGCTCGAAGACGAGACTGACGCGGTAGGCACGGATCTGCTGGAAAGGGTGCTGAGTGGACTTCGCAGGCTCTGA